From one Nematostella vectensis chromosome 7, jaNemVect1.1, whole genome shotgun sequence genomic stretch:
- the LOC125568421 gene encoding uncharacterized protein LOC125568421 isoform X1: protein MASRFPAFALVKWIGDPEPECWKVIYTKNICTEDIPEGVIEGSTYNAVWDPKQEMARAKVLKLHDSKAFLNSIRKHEYIDPFEEQRKATLDGGKRRPKPKTLGGDFVAEDIEIDVARETATTRETATTGGKNVNEEEKKKTKKRTSDKASSDSNAPVKKKKSSKKSSKNTPPATTVTGTVESCDQIAETLEDISIVAINERSTQRAGCELNQSEQIVQKSASRDLSTSSLKGVTRDKPAHTQHAQKEPKKRPLCPNPMCVSTRDELSELKEKYGALEARFRRLSRSDGIQGNELRVPNVQVNDGRVGVMSEAEAATRKLVELVAGSGVFLSRTALALCKTAHTKSSLATRLLKAFFSEEERREGKISEQGEVGNLLNQQIITTIKAYASRQNLPDGCKKGITSAMNLSIKNLRRAARKSACEDDLPSLPSLPDDDDDDYDADESLLD from the exons ATGGCATCTCGTTTTCCAGCATTTGCATTGGTTAAATGGATAGGCGATCCAGAGCCCGAGTGTTGGAAGGTGATATATACGAAAAATATATGTACCGAGGATATACCGGAGGGAGTAATCGAGGGTTCAACCTACAATGCTGTGTGGGATCCCAAGCAAGAAATGGCCCGCGCCAAAGTTTTAAAACTTCATG ATAGTAAAGCTTTCTTGAATAGTATAAGGAAGCACGAGTACATAGACCCGTTTGAAGAACAACGGAAGGCGACTTTAGATGGTGGGAAGCGACGCCCAAAACCAAAAACTTTGGGAGGCGATTTTGTTGCTGAAGATATTG AAATAGATGTGGCCCGAGAAACGGCAACAACCCGAGAAACGGCAACAACCGGAG GCAAGAATGTCAATGaggaagagaagaaaaaaactaaaaaaaggaCCAGTGACAAAGCTTCTTCGG ATAGTAATGCTCCAGTTAAGAAGAAAAAGTCAtcaaaaaaatcatcaaaaaACACCCCCCCTGCGACAACTGTGACCGGAACTGTGGAAAGTTGCGACCAAATTGCTGAGACACTTGAG GACATCTCGATTGTTGCTATCAACGAGAGATCAACACAAAGAGCGG GGTGCGAGCTGAATCAGTCAGAACAAATAGTCCAG AAGTCGGCCTCCCGCGATTTATCAACATCGTCACTCAAG GGAGTCACAAGAGACAAGCCAGCACATACGCAGC aTGCGCAGAAAGAACCAAAAAAAAGGCCACTTTGCCCAAATCCTATGTGTGTTTCCACGAGAGATGAGCTTAGTGAGCTGAAGGAAAAATATGGGGCTTTGGAAGCGCGATTCAGGAGACTGAGCAGATCAGATGGTATCCAAG GAAATGAGCTTCGAGTACCAAATGTACAAGTAAATGATGGGCGGGTAGGCGTGATGAGTGAGGCAGAAGCGGCAACGAGAAAG TTAGTTGAATTAGTTGCGGGCAGTGGTGTCTTCCTTTCGAGGACAGCACTTGCATTGTGCAAAACCGCACACACCAAGTCCTCGCTGGCTACACGCCTTTTAAAGGCGTTTTTTTCAGAAGAAGAAAGGCGCGAGGGAAAAATCTCTGAGCAGGGGGAGGTGGGAAATTTGCTTAACCAGCAAATTATAACCACTATTAAAG CATATGCGTCGAGGCAGAACCTCCCAGACGGGTGTAAAAAAGGCATCACAAGTGCCATGAACCTAAGTATAAAAAACTTGAGGAGAGCAGCACGGAAGTCAGCTTGTGAAGATGATCTGCCAAGTCTGCCTAGTCTtcctgatgatgatgatgatgactacgATGCAGATGAGTCTTTGCttgattga
- the LOC125568421 gene encoding uncharacterized protein LOC125568421 isoform X3: MTSVLPALYSLAQYKGQVDGALISPHHKARDQGATTAGAFSSTSKNVNEEEKKKTKKRTSDKASSDSNAPVKKKKSSKKSSKNTPPATTVTGTVESCDQIAETLEDISIVAINERSTQRAGCELNQSEQIVQKSASRDLSTSSLKGVTRDKPAHTQHAQKEPKKRPLCPNPMCVSTRDELSELKEKYGALEARFRRLSRSDGIQGNELRVPNVQVNDGRVGVMSEAEAATRKLVELVAGSGVFLSRTALALCKTAHTKSSLATRLLKAFFSEEERREGKISEQGEVGNLLNQQIITTIKAYASRQNLPDGCKKGITSAMNLSIKNLRRAARKSACEDDLPSLPSLPDDDDDDYDADESLLD; this comes from the exons ATGACGTCCGTGCTGCCCGCGCTCTATTCACTGGCCCAGTATAAGGGTCAAGTCGATGGGGCTCTGATTTCCCCGCACCACAAGGCCAGGGACCAAGGGGCTACCACGGCGGGAGCATTTTCCAGCACAA GCAAGAATGTCAATGaggaagagaagaaaaaaactaaaaaaaggaCCAGTGACAAAGCTTCTTCGG ATAGTAATGCTCCAGTTAAGAAGAAAAAGTCAtcaaaaaaatcatcaaaaaACACCCCCCCTGCGACAACTGTGACCGGAACTGTGGAAAGTTGCGACCAAATTGCTGAGACACTTGAG GACATCTCGATTGTTGCTATCAACGAGAGATCAACACAAAGAGCGG GGTGCGAGCTGAATCAGTCAGAACAAATAGTCCAG AAGTCGGCCTCCCGCGATTTATCAACATCGTCACTCAAG GGAGTCACAAGAGACAAGCCAGCACATACGCAGC aTGCGCAGAAAGAACCAAAAAAAAGGCCACTTTGCCCAAATCCTATGTGTGTTTCCACGAGAGATGAGCTTAGTGAGCTGAAGGAAAAATATGGGGCTTTGGAAGCGCGATTCAGGAGACTGAGCAGATCAGATGGTATCCAAG GAAATGAGCTTCGAGTACCAAATGTACAAGTAAATGATGGGCGGGTAGGCGTGATGAGTGAGGCAGAAGCGGCAACGAGAAAG TTAGTTGAATTAGTTGCGGGCAGTGGTGTCTTCCTTTCGAGGACAGCACTTGCATTGTGCAAAACCGCACACACCAAGTCCTCGCTGGCTACACGCCTTTTAAAGGCGTTTTTTTCAGAAGAAGAAAGGCGCGAGGGAAAAATCTCTGAGCAGGGGGAGGTGGGAAATTTGCTTAACCAGCAAATTATAACCACTATTAAAG CATATGCGTCGAGGCAGAACCTCCCAGACGGGTGTAAAAAAGGCATCACAAGTGCCATGAACCTAAGTATAAAAAACTTGAGGAGAGCAGCACGGAAGTCAGCTTGTGAAGATGATCTGCCAAGTCTGCCTAGTCTtcctgatgatgatgatgatgactacgATGCAGATGAGTCTTTGCttgattga
- the LOC125568421 gene encoding uncharacterized protein LOC125568421 isoform X2 codes for MASRFPAFALVKWIGDPEPECWKVIYTKNICTEDIPEGVIEGSTYNAVWDPKQEMARAKVLKLHDSKAFLNSIRKHEYIDPFEEQRKATLDGGKRRPKPKTLGGDFVAEDIEIDVARETATTRETATTGGKNVNEEEKKKTKKRTSDKASSDSNAPVKKKKSSKKSSKNTPPATTVTGTVESCDQIAETLEDISIVAINERSTQRAGCELNQSEQIVQSASRDLSTSSLKGVTRDKPAHTQHAQKEPKKRPLCPNPMCVSTRDELSELKEKYGALEARFRRLSRSDGIQGNELRVPNVQVNDGRVGVMSEAEAATRKLVELVAGSGVFLSRTALALCKTAHTKSSLATRLLKAFFSEEERREGKISEQGEVGNLLNQQIITTIKAYASRQNLPDGCKKGITSAMNLSIKNLRRAARKSACEDDLPSLPSLPDDDDDDYDADESLLD; via the exons ATGGCATCTCGTTTTCCAGCATTTGCATTGGTTAAATGGATAGGCGATCCAGAGCCCGAGTGTTGGAAGGTGATATATACGAAAAATATATGTACCGAGGATATACCGGAGGGAGTAATCGAGGGTTCAACCTACAATGCTGTGTGGGATCCCAAGCAAGAAATGGCCCGCGCCAAAGTTTTAAAACTTCATG ATAGTAAAGCTTTCTTGAATAGTATAAGGAAGCACGAGTACATAGACCCGTTTGAAGAACAACGGAAGGCGACTTTAGATGGTGGGAAGCGACGCCCAAAACCAAAAACTTTGGGAGGCGATTTTGTTGCTGAAGATATTG AAATAGATGTGGCCCGAGAAACGGCAACAACCCGAGAAACGGCAACAACCGGAG GCAAGAATGTCAATGaggaagagaagaaaaaaactaaaaaaaggaCCAGTGACAAAGCTTCTTCGG ATAGTAATGCTCCAGTTAAGAAGAAAAAGTCAtcaaaaaaatcatcaaaaaACACCCCCCCTGCGACAACTGTGACCGGAACTGTGGAAAGTTGCGACCAAATTGCTGAGACACTTGAG GACATCTCGATTGTTGCTATCAACGAGAGATCAACACAAAGAGCGG GGTGCGAGCTGAATCAGTCAGAACAAATAGTCCAG TCGGCCTCCCGCGATTTATCAACATCGTCACTCAAG GGAGTCACAAGAGACAAGCCAGCACATACGCAGC aTGCGCAGAAAGAACCAAAAAAAAGGCCACTTTGCCCAAATCCTATGTGTGTTTCCACGAGAGATGAGCTTAGTGAGCTGAAGGAAAAATATGGGGCTTTGGAAGCGCGATTCAGGAGACTGAGCAGATCAGATGGTATCCAAG GAAATGAGCTTCGAGTACCAAATGTACAAGTAAATGATGGGCGGGTAGGCGTGATGAGTGAGGCAGAAGCGGCAACGAGAAAG TTAGTTGAATTAGTTGCGGGCAGTGGTGTCTTCCTTTCGAGGACAGCACTTGCATTGTGCAAAACCGCACACACCAAGTCCTCGCTGGCTACACGCCTTTTAAAGGCGTTTTTTTCAGAAGAAGAAAGGCGCGAGGGAAAAATCTCTGAGCAGGGGGAGGTGGGAAATTTGCTTAACCAGCAAATTATAACCACTATTAAAG CATATGCGTCGAGGCAGAACCTCCCAGACGGGTGTAAAAAAGGCATCACAAGTGCCATGAACCTAAGTATAAAAAACTTGAGGAGAGCAGCACGGAAGTCAGCTTGTGAAGATGATCTGCCAAGTCTGCCTAGTCTtcctgatgatgatgatgatgactacgATGCAGATGAGTCTTTGCttgattga